The following is a genomic window from Thioclava electrotropha.
GCATCCGATTGCGAGACATAGCTTTTCTTCGTCAGCTTCGACGCCCGGTCGCGCGCGGTCTGCGCTGTGGCTTCGGCGGCCTTCGCCGAGGCGAGCGAAGCCTGTTTCGCCTCGAGCGTCGCCTTCGCCGAATTCACCGCCTGCGCCCCGTTCGACTGCGCCGCCTTCGCCGTCTCCAGCGCAGCCTGCGCCTGCTCGACCGCCGCTTTCAGCGCGCGATCGTCGAGACGCACAAGCACATCGCCTTTCTTGACCTCCTCGAAATCACTGACCGGCACCGCCGTGACCTCAGCCGCGACCTGCGCAGAGATCGGCGTAACTTTGCCCTGCAGATAGGCATTGTCGGTCCAGGCAACGTCAGAACGGAACGGCGGCAGGCGCCATGCGTAGAGCACGGTCGCGACACCGGCGAGCGCGATGAGAAGGATCAGGGCGGAAGCGATAAAGCGGCGGGTCTGGGACATCGGATCAACTCGTGGAAACAGGGGTGGAGGGCGTGAGGCGCAGGTGCGGGAGGGGCCAGCTTTGGCGCAGGGCGACATGGGCGATCAGCCCGGCCAAGGCCGCCAGCGCGAACCAGAACACGGCGCGGAACGCATCGTCATAGGCGAGAATGGTGGCCTGCTGCTGCACCGTAGACGCGACGGAAGACAGCGCGGCCCCCGCCCGCGCCCCGGCATCTGCAGTCTGACTGCCAAGCGATGCGGCACTCTGCGCGAGGGTCTGGCTCAACATCGGGTTGTCGGCCGAAATCTGCGGCGAAAGCTGCGCCATGTGATAGGCGGTGCGGTCGACCACCAAGCTTCGGAACAGACCGGAGCCGATGACCCCGCCGATGGATTGCGTGGCCAGAAACAGCACGACGAAGCTCAGCAGGTAATGCGGCCCCTTCGCGAAGGCAGCTCCCAGCCCTTTCGCCATCGCAGGCGGTAGAAACAGGATACCGGCAAAGCCGATCATCGCCTGGCTGAGATACATCTGCTCGGGCCGGGTGAGCGCAGTCGATTGCGAGTCGAGCCACGCCCCTGCCGCGATCAACACCAGCGCGATCCCGTGGAACAGCGGCGCGCGCGCTCCGCTATTGGTCAGCATCAGGACACCGGTCGCGGCCAGCATCGACAGCGCGATGATCCCGAACAGCAGTTGCTCCTGCCCGGGCTGCAGCCCCATCGTGCGCAGGAAACCGACGGCGCCCGCGCTTTGTTCGGCCAGCGCGATACGGAACACCAGCAGGGTCCCCGCCAGATGCAGGATCGGCGGGCTCAGCAACCAATGAAAATCGATCAGAGGATTGGCCCGCTGCATTTCGATCAGCACCGCGCCCGCGACCATCACGATCGCAGCGACGAGCGCCACGCCCAGCCATTCGGTCTGCGTCCAGTAGTCGAGCGCACCGAACATGAAGACGCTGGTGAATGCACCGAAGCCAACCGCGAGCAGCGTGAAAGAGACGAAATCGAGCGGCTTGAGAACCTTTTGCAGCGGGCGCGGCGTCAGTGGCAGCGCGAAGATCAGTGCCAGCGCCACCAGCGCCATGCCCATCTGGAACAGGCTCACCGCGTGCCAACTGGCATTCGCGGTGAGTTCGGGCAGCAGCACCCGCGCCAAGGGCCTGCCCACCATGATCATCGTCAGGACAGCGGGGATCGCGACCTTGAGGCGCTGAGCGGCGGGAATGGCCTCCAGCATGTAAAGAAAGCCGAGGCTCGACAACGGGGCTGCGGCGCAGCCGCTCAGGAAGGCCACGATGACCGCGGAATGCAGATCGTCCACCCAGAGATTGAGCACCATCGCCAGCACGAAGCAGACGATCCCGACCTCGGCGAAGCGGCGCAGGCCGAACTGGTCGCGGATGCGGATCAGCATCAGCGGCATCGAGGCGCGCGGCGCCATGAAGGCCGCCATCACCCAATAGGTGTGGTTCGTGGTGGCGTGCAGATCGCCCGCCAACTGCGGAAGATTGGCCGAGACGAAGCCGGTGGCCAGCGATTGCGATAGCGCCACGAAGACGGCGGCGCTGGCATAGACGAGTCGCTTGGGCGCGGAATGGTCAGGCTCCGCAGGCGCGGCGGGCTGGGGCGCGGTCTCCGGCTCGGCGGTCTCTGCCGCTGCGGACTCGTTTTGCGTGACCTCAGCCTCTTTGGCCGGGGCCGCCTCGGGCCGCGGCTCTGCCACCTCGGGGCGCGCGTGCTCGCGCAGCGCCGGTTCGCGCGGCGATACCGGTCCATCGGCCGTCGGACGCGCATCCGGGCCGTTGATGTCGCGAATCTGGGAATTCATTGGCCGCGCATCCTCTCGAGATTGGCCTGCATCCGCTCCATCGTCTTGCGGGCGCGGGCGACCTCCTCTGCGTCGATACCGTCGTAGAGTCGCGCACGCAGCGCCTCGACGAAGGTCTCGATCTCGGAGGCATTTGCGCGGGCATGTTCGGTCAGAAAGATCTGGCGGACGCGTTTGTCGTCGGGATCGGCGCGACGCTCCACGAAGCCGAGCTTCTCCAGCCCGTCGAGCGTCCGATTCAGCGTCGGCGTCTCAATCGCCAGCGTCTCGGCCAGTTGAGTCTGCTTCAGCCCCTCGTCGCGGGAGATCGCAAGGATCGCCTGCGCCCGCGCGAAGGTCAGGCCCATATCGCGTGCCTGCGCATCGAACATCGCGCGCACCGACCGCGCCGTCAGCATCATCGTGCGGGTCAACTCGGCACGATCGCGGCGGGCGGCTTCGGTGGGCGCGGATGTAATGGCGGCGCGGTCGGACATGGGGGCCTCGGGAATAAAGTTAGCCTGCTAACGTTTTCGTCCCATCCCACATATCTTCTGGGTCGCGAGGATCAACAGAGGCAGCCCGCACAGGGGGCCGTGCGAAATTGCGAAAGCCGCTGGGATCGCGCTGCGCATTCAGCGCGAGCGCTCAGGCACCGAGCAAGGTCACAAGACCGAGACCAGCGCCCACCAGCATGACCAGCGACAGCGTCACCGTCGCGATCACACGCGGCCCGGCGGCGGCTACCGCCCGCGCATCGACGCCAAGCCCCAGCGCCGCCATCGCGATCACCGTCAGGATGGACGCCCCCTGCCCCATCGGCACGAGCGCAGCCTCCGGCAGCGCCCCGGCAGAGCGCAGCACGATCATCCCGAGGAACCCGAGAATGAAGAGCGGCGGCATCAGCCCGCGCCGCACACGTCCCTCCGGCGCGGCAGAGCGCCCGTCGGTCGGCAGATGCGGCGCGAGAAGCGACAGAACCACCGTAATCGGCCCCAGCATCAGGACGCGCACCAGCTTCACCAGCGTGCCGAGCTGGATCGCCGCGGCCCCCATCGGCGCTGCGGCCGCCAGAACCTGCGGCACCGCGTAGACCGTGATCCCAGACAGGATGCCATAGCCATGCACGCTCATACCTCCGACATGACCGACGACGGGCAGCAACAGCACCACCGCGACGCCCAGCACGGCGGTGAACGCGATTGCGGCACTGACATCGTCGCTATCGGCGTCGATCACCGGGGCGACGGCGGCGATGGCGGAATTGCCGCAGATGCCATTGCCGCAAGCGATCAGCAGCGCCATGCGGGCCGGCAGGCGCAGGGCCCGCCCCAGCAGGTAGGCCGCGGGCACCATCAGCGCGACTACCGCCACGATGCCGCCCAGAAGCCCCGGCCCCACCGACAGAAGCGTCTGCGCACTGACCGAGGCCCCGAGCAAAACGATCGCAATCTCCAGCACCGTCTTGGCGGAAAATCGGATACCGGCTTCGAACCGTGCAGGCGGCGTCCAGAGGGAGCGTACCACCGCACCGATGAGGATCGCCAACACCAGCGGCTCCAGCCAAGCCGCGCCGAACAGCGCGTGCTCAGCAAAACCGCCCAAGGCCGCGAGCGCGGCGACGCCGATGCTCAACCCAAGCCCCGGCGCGAACGCGCGAAGCGCAAGCCGCGGGCGGGTGAGGCTGCAGGCAAGGGTCGAATGGTGCGGCACGGCGGCCTCCTATCGTCTGGTCTTGTCCTGTAATTGCCCGCGCCAATTCATCCTTCAAACGAAATGTTTTTATCGATATGATCGGCTTTATCGATCATTTGAGCCAGAGACACGCATGACCCCCGAACAACTCCGCGTTTTCGTCGCGGTCGCGGAAGAGCAGCACATGACCCGCGCCGCCGCCCGGCTGAACATGACGCAATCGACGGCCTCAGCCGCCATTGCGGCGCTCGAGGCGCGTCATGAGATCGCGCTGTTCGACCGGATCGGGCGGGGGATTTCGCTGACCGAGGAGGGCCGCGCCTTTCTGCCCGAGGCGCGCGCGGTGCTGGCACGGTTTGCCGAGGCGGAGGCGATGCTGGCCGAGACCCGCGGCCTCGAACGCGGGCATATCCGCCTGATCGCCAGCCAGACCATCGCGGGCTACTGGCTGCCGCCCTACCTCGCCGCGTTCCGGCAAGCCCGCCCGGGGATCGAGGTGACGCTGGAGATCGGGAACACGCAGGAAGCGGCAGAGCGTCTGCGCGCGGGCCTGCACGACCTCGCGCTGGTCGAAGGTGATGTCGAGGATGCGAAGCTGGAGCGGGTTCAGATCGGGGCGGATCGGCTGATGCTGGTCAGCGCCGCGCCGCCCCCCGGCAAGCTGGATGCGCGCGCGCTGAGCAAGGCGAGTTGGGTACTGCGCGAGCCGGGCTCTGGCACGCGCTCTACCGCGGAAGCGGCCCTTGCTGATCTTGGCGTTGCGCCGCACGCGCTCTCAAAGGCGCTGGTCCTGCCCTCGAATGAGGCGGTGCTGAGCGCGGTCGAGGCAGGGGCCGGAATCACCATTCTCTCGGCCCATGTCGTCGCGCGGTCGCTAAGCCTTGGAACGGTCCAGGACTGGGATTTGCACCTCGCGCCGCGGCCCTTCTATGCGCTGCGTCACCGCGACCACCATGTCAGCCACGCCACGCGCGACCTGCTGGCACGGATCGATCAATCCCAGTTGGACGACCTCACTCAGACGGAATGAACCAATTCGCGAGCTTCGACTCGATCTCCGAGGGAAGCGCGGGCTTCGGGCAGACCGCCGCGCCGGGATACCGCTCGCGCAACTGCGAGGCCTCGGCATGGCCGGAATGGAACAGCAGCGGCACGCCCGCCTTGTGAAGATGATCGGCCAGTTCGTAGACTTCGCCATCGGCCAGCATCACGTCGAGGATCGCAGCGCCCGGCAAACGATCGCGGACCAGGTCCAGCCCCGCGCGCACGGTGGCGCACGGCCCCCAGACCTCCATCCCGAGATCCTCGAGCATGAACTGAAGATCAAGCGCGACGACGGCTTCATCTTCGACAAGGAGCACCTCGCTCGGTGCTTTCTCAGTCAGCGTCGCCATCGATTTCATGCGCGAAGATAATCCTGTTGCAACGGCTTTCCGGTGTCTGACGCGTGTCGACCCGCGCCGATATCTGGCTCGCGGAAATATCGACCAACGTCGAGCCGAAGCCCTGTTTGTTCGTGTCGAGTTGCAACGCTTCACGGTACCGCTCGTTCCACGAAAGTATCACGGTATCGTCGTTTTCCATCGACCATTTGATCTCGAGATCACCCTCTCGCGGCCCTAATACCCCATATTTTGCGGCGTTAGTGCTCCATTCGTGGAAAATCAGCGCAAGAGCCGTCAGGTGATGCGTCGGCACATCAACCTCCGGCCCATCGATTAGGAATTTCGACGGGTCGTCATAGGGGGCCAAGGTCGTCTCGATCACCTCGCGCAGCGGGATCGCCGCACCAGAGGTTCGGGTGCGTGCCAGATCATGCGAGCGCGCCAGCGCGTTGATCCGCTGGCCGACATCTTCGACCAACTCGCGTGGGCTGGCCGCCGAACGCCCCGCGATGCGCAACATGCCCGAGACGATGGAGAACAGGTTCTTCACCCGGTGGTTCATCTCGCGCAGCATCAGCTCGCGCATCTGCGCCGCCTCTTCATCCGCGGTGATGTCGACGCTGAGCCCAAGCAGGCGGTTTTCATTCCCCTCGCCCATCGTCCGACCCGTTGCGCGCAGATGGCGCTTCGTGCCGGAGGGGAGGTCGAGCTCGTAATCGACTTCCAATTCGGAACCAGTCTCGCGGGCCTCGCGCACCGCTTGTTCGACACGCTCACGGTCATGCTCTGCGATGCGTTCGAAGAACCGCTCGATCGGATAGGTTCCGGCCGCTTCGAATTCGAAGAAGGCTGCGACAGCCTCGTCGACTTCGACATCTCCATTGGGCTCAGTGATCGACCAAACCCCGATCTGCGCGATTTCCAGTGCGAGTTGCAGCCGCTCGCCCTTCAGCGTCAGCTCGGTTTCGAGGCGCAACGCCTCGGTGATGTCGGTGAAGACGAGCGTCGCGCCTTCCACCTCGCCACGCGAATTCAGATACGGCGTCGCGGAGAGCGACCAGACCTTGCCGAGTTCGGTGGACTTGACCCGGCGCGGCCGCGGCAACTCGCCCTCAAGGACCACATTGATCAGTTCGATCATCACCTCGGGCGTGTCGAGCAGGTTCTGGATGTCGTCGAGCGGACGCCCACGGTCACTGCCGCGCAGGCGGATCATCTCGCTCGCGCCATCGGTGAAGTTGCGCAGGCGCAGCTTGCGATCGACCGTCACCAGCGCATGCAGCTTGGAATCAAAGATGTTGCGCAGATCGGCATTCGCGGTCGAAAGTTCCTCAACCTTGGTCTTGAGTTCGTCATTGACCGTCGCGAGCTCTTCGTTCGTCGATTGCAACTCCTCGTTCATCGACATCATTTCCTCGTTCGAGGATTTCAGCTCTTCGTTGGCGGTCTCCAACTCTTCGACTGTCGTGCGCAGGCGGTTGCGGGTCGCGCGCAACTCGGCTTCCAGCACCTGCACATGGCTTTCAGACGGCGCGATCTCGTCGAAATCATATTCGTCCAGCGCTTCGAACGGGCCACGGTCGCGGAAAACGATCAGCAGCGTATCGTCGGAGAGCGGATCGGCCAGCACATCGACGCGCTGCCGCCCGGTTTCCGAGATCACCTCGACGTCGCGCACGATCTTGCGCGTGCCAAGCTCCGCCGACTCGCGGATCACCGCGGAGAGCGCCTCGCGTAGGCCCGCCCGCGCGAGCGATTGTGCATAGCCCTGCCCGGTCTCGGACGGGTCGATCTCAAGATACTTGCCCAAGCGCCCCGTCGCGGCGAGGATCGCCCCATCGCGATCGACATTCAGCGTCGCGGGCGCATAAAGATCGAGGATACGATTACTGGCCAAGGTCGTGTTCCAGTCTTTGGTTCTTCTGTCAGTCGTCTTCGGTCGGAGTGGCGCAAGTCGCGCATGAGGGTCGGAGCGCATCGGCAGTTCGGTCGGATAAGGAGACCGGGGCCCTATGCTGCGGAAGATGCGCATCGCGCCATCTATGGGATCGAAAAGTTCCTCATGCCGCCCGATCGTCTCGGATGGGCCGAGGAAGAGAACGCCACCCGGATTGAGCGCGTAATGGAAGATCGGCAGTGCCCGCGCCTGCAACTTCTCGCCGAAATAGATCAGCAGGTTGCGGCACGACACCAGGTCGAGCCGCGAGAACGGCGGGTCCTTGATCAGCGAATGCGGCGAGAAGCGCACCCGGTCACGCAGCGCGGCGGTGATCTGGAAATTGCCCTCGCGCCCGATTGTGTAGAGATCGCGGTACCTTTCGGGCAGGTCGAGCAGGACCGAGACCGGATAGCGCCCCTCACGCGCGATCGCGAGCATCCGCTCGTCGATATCGGTGGCGAATATCTGGAAATCGATTTCCTTGTCGCTCGCATGGATAGCCCGGTCGATGAGCATCGCCAGCGTGTAGGCTTCTTCTCCGCTCGAACAGCCCGGCACCCAGATGCGCAGCGCGCCGCCATCATCGGCCTTCTCGACCATCGGCTTGATCGCCGTCTCGTTGAGCGCTTCGAAATGCGCGCTGTCCCGGAAGAAGCGAGTGACATTGATCAGCAGGTCGCCCAGCAGCGCCAGAGGCTCGTCCTCTTCGCGCTCGAGCCGTTCGAGATATTCGCGCGGGTGCAGAATGCCCACGACCTGCATCCGGCGCTGAATCCGACGCTCGAGGGTCGAGCGCTTGTATTGCGCGAAATCATGCCCCGTCAGACGGTTCAGCGCCGCGCAAATCTCATCAAGCGTTCCGGAAACCGGCGGCGCCGTGTTCACCTGATCCGGATCGACATTGCGGAACTCGGTGATCCGCGCGATCACGTCGGAGGGCGCGCTGACCACATCGACCATCCCGGTCGCGACCGCCGAATTCGGCATGGAATCGTAACGCGCCGTTGCATCCTGCGCGATGCAGAAACCGCCATGCTCCTTCACCGCCCGCAGCCCGACGGAGCCATCCGTGCCGGTGCCCGACAGGATCACGCAGACCGCGCGGCGCCCGAGATCCTGGCCCAGCGACACGAAGAAATCGTCGATCGGACGGCGCAGACCGCGGGGCTGGGCGAATTCCGAAAGCTTCAGGCGCCCGTTCTCGACCTCCAGCCCGTAACCCGGCGGGATCGTGTAGACATGCCCGGCCTCCAGCTTCGCGCCATCTTCGGCCTGCAACACTTCGAGCGAGGTCGACCGGCCGAGCAATTCCGCCAGAAGCGACTCGTGGTTCGGATCGAGATGCTGAACCACGACATAGGCGCTTGGATCGTCCACCCGCGCGGGCTCCAGAAGATCGCGAAGCGCTTCAAGCCCACCGGCGGAGGCGCCGATGCCGACAACGTATAGATCCTCGGGGGCGTCCGTCACTGCACGGCCCGCCGATCCGCGCAGCGCGCGTCCGAAAGGGCGCGGCCTGCGCGCCCTTCTCTATAGTTCTCTTTGCAGTTCATCCGGAGATCGGTGTCACTAGCCTCAGGGCCCTGCAATAACATTTGACATAGTACTGAACACATAACCGTGGCCGCAGCCATTCTTAGCCCTCGCGGTAGATAATCGTGGCCATTGTGGAGAGGCTCTCCGACAGCACCTTGGCGGAGCCGATCATCGCGAGACCGAATCCGCGCGACATCGCGGCGAGATCGTCGGCATTGCGCAGCAGGCTCTCGTCATGCGCAGCGATGTCGACCTTCACGTTCTGACGTTCCGCCGCGGAGGTCAGGTCGAACTGCGACCCGAGAAACAAGCGCGTCTCTCCATTGGGTTCGCGCAGACGCGTCATGAACACGAAGTTCTGGAAGGTCTCGCCATTCGCGCGGCTGTTGGTGACGCGGAAGCGGCCCGCGGAGATGTTCTCGTCGTCGATGAACTCCCGCATCGCAGAGCGTTCTTCCTCGGTCGCGGCACCCGCCTGCAGGAAGCGACAGTTCTGCCCCAGCACCTCTTCAGCGGAATACCCGGTCAGATTGAGAAACGCCTGATTCACGTAGACAAGCGGCACATCCTCACGATCGGCCGCGGCAATGGTCAGCGCGACATTCGACTTGTCGCAATAGCTGACCAGCGCATCTGGCAAATCGTAATCTGTGTAAACGGGCATGAAGCCTCCGCTGCGTTTGAGAAAACAAGATTGATCATTGCGCGGAAAAGTCCAGCGCGCGAGGCGAAATACCACCGATAACCGATTTGAAGGGGGGGGATGGTACCGCCTCCCCGGCTTGAACGGGGGACCTCTGGATCCACAATCCAGCGCTCTAACCAACTGAGCTAAGGCGGCACTGGCGCGGGATTTAGCCCCCTCGCGCGCGGAATGCAAGTGTCCGATGACGAGAAATTCGCACCAAGTCTTGCCTGCGCACGTCGCGGGGGTTAGGTGCATTTTCCATCCAACCTCTCAGGAGTTTTCGATGAGCATCGACAAGGAAAGCGACATCTCCGCGAATCTGCAAATCGGCCCGACCTCGCTCGGAATGGTGCGGATCTATGTCGAGGGCGAAGGCGTCGAGCTGCCGCTCGATTTCGATCCCGACGAGGCGATGGAAATCGCCGAAGAACTGCAGGCAGCCGCGGAAGCTGCGCGTGAAATGAGCAAAGGCGGCAAGGGCAAGAAGCGCTGAGCCTTAAAATCCGGGCGGAATCGCGCCCGGATCGCACAATCGCTGCAACCGCCGCGCCGACGCGCGCGCGAAATCGAGCGTCAGCGCCTTGCGCCGCGCTGGCGCGAGCTTGGACAGCGGCGCCTCGCGGATCATCTCGGCCCCGTAGCCATCCGCGATGAAAAGCCCCGTCCCCTCGGGCAGAAGATCCGTGGGGAAATCTTGGTCCACCGCCCAGAAATAGCGGTCGCACCACTCCAGATAGCCGTCCCATTTCCGATCCGAGGTGAAATCGGCGCGGCTCGACTTGCACTCCACAATCCAGATTTCGCCCTTCCGGTCGATCGCCATCAGATCGGCGCGCAGCCTTGGGCGCAGCACCATTTCCGGCAAACTGTCGAGCCCCAGCTCGGACAGCGCGCGGGCCGTGCCACGCGCGAGCACCTGGCCCGGCTGAAGTTCGGAAAGCGGAATCTGCGTCATGCGGACAAACATGAACGAAGTGTGAACAAAAGTCCAGTCGCCCGGCACGCGCGACCTTACCCGCCGCACCTGGGGCGCGCGAGACGCGCTGTTCATTCTCCCCCCTTGTCGGAACCCGATTTCACCCCTATCTGGGGGTCTGACGGTTACTGCTCTTTCTGTGAAAGACCCTTTTCCAGTGGCCTATACCATTCCTGAGGGAGCTGGCTCTGCCGGGGTCCTGGCCTCGGTATCTGGCGCCCACCTGACTTTTCAGGTCTCCGGGAACTCTCGTCTACACGTCTGCTGCGGTTTCCGTCACTCTACCCTTCGCAAGACAGCAAAAAGCCCCGCCGGATCGGTCGGGGCTTTTGTCGTCTTGGGAAGCGGATGCGGTCAGCGGCGAAGCTGCATCTGCTGGCGCGACTTGGGCGTATCGACCGGAACCGGGATCGCCAGATGCTCGGCCGCCATATTGGTGGGGATGCCGTCGCGTTTACCGCCGCCGGAACTGTCGTCATCCTCGGCCATGCGCATGACCGCGATCGCGAATTGCACGCCAGAGAAGACGATCGTGTTGAACACGACCAGCAGCGCCATCGCGATATAGCCGATATCGGACGTGAAAATCAGGTGGCGCAGATTGCCGACATTGAAGCCGAGAAGAAGGCCAACGAAGGCGAGCGCGATGAAGAAGCCAATGATGACGTTCTTGATGTAGAGCCGGACCAGTTCGGGCATGAAAAATCCTCCTGCTTACCTCACAATCTAGTGCATATTCCCAAGTTTCAAACAGGGAAACGGGCGGCAATTGCGAGATAAGCGGGTGTTTGCCCGTGGCATGGTGTCGCGAGTGAGCGCGCTCAGAACGCGTCGGGCTGCAGCGCGCGCGCCATGTGATCGAGCACCGCGTTGACGAATTTCGGCTCTTTGCCTTCGGGGAAGAAGGCGCGGGCCACGTCGACGAACTCGGTGATGACGACACGCGGCGGCGTCGCGGGGGTGATCAGCTCGGCCCCGGCCGCGCGGAACAATGCGCGCAGCACCGGGTCGATCCGGTCGATCGGCCATTTCGCGACCAGCGCACGGTCGGTCGCCTGGTCGATCTTCGCCTGCCAGGTCACCGCATCGTCGATCAGACGGCGAAACAGGTCGAGATTGCCCTCGGCCATTTCGGTGCCGTCTTCATCCACGGCGCCAAAGCGGAAATCCTCGAACTCGCGGCGCACCTTGTCGGCACCCTGCCCCGCCGCTTCCATCTGAAACAGCGCCTGAACCGCGTAAAGACGCGAGGCGGATTTCATCTGGCGCTTCTCCTCTTGGGTGAGCTTGCGCGGTTTCGGGGCGTCTTGGGGCGCGTCGGAGGAGGCGTCGTCGGTCATGCGTTGTTCGATCCGTCAGTGTCGCCGGCGATACGGAAGGATTCGGCGGGCTTGAACCCGATACCCTTCGTCCGGCGCGCCCATTTGCGCGACAATGAGATGAGATGCAAGGCCGCAGCCGCCGCGCCGCCACCTTTGTTTTGATCGGCAGGGTCGGCGCGCACGGCCGCCTGCTCGTAATTTTCGACCGTGAGGATGCCGTTGCCGATGCAAATCCCCTCGAGCCCCATCAGCGTCAACCCGCGCGAGCTGTCGTTGCAGACGGTGTCGTAATGGGTGGTCTCGCCACGGATCACGCAGCCAAGCGCCACGAACCCGTCGTAATCGGCCATGCGCGCGGCCATCGCGATCGCGGTCGGGATTTCCAGGGCGCCGGGCACCTCGATCACGTCGACATGGGCCCCTGCTTCTTCGACCGTGGCTTTAGCGCCCGCAATCAGGTTGTCCGCGATATCCTTGTAATACGGTGCGACCACGATCAGCAGCCGCGGTGCGCTGTCGAATTTCGGCAGGTCGAGCGTGTAATGCGAGATTCCGGCCATGTCTTACTCCGTGATGGGGCGTGTGCCGACG
Proteins encoded in this region:
- a CDS encoding response regulator, which gives rise to MKSMATLTEKAPSEVLLVEDEAVVALDLQFMLEDLGMEVWGPCATVRAGLDLVRDRLPGAAILDVMLADGEVYELADHLHKAGVPLLFHSGHAEASQLRERYPGAAVCPKPALPSEIESKLANWFIPSE
- a CDS encoding YeiH family protein, with the protein product MPHHSTLACSLTRPRLALRAFAPGLGLSIGVAALAALGGFAEHALFGAAWLEPLVLAILIGAVVRSLWTPPARFEAGIRFSAKTVLEIAIVLLGASVSAQTLLSVGPGLLGGIVAVVALMVPAAYLLGRALRLPARMALLIACGNGICGNSAIAAVAPVIDADSDDVSAAIAFTAVLGVAVVLLLPVVGHVGGMSVHGYGILSGITVYAVPQVLAAAAPMGAAAIQLGTLVKLVRVLMLGPITVVLSLLAPHLPTDGRSAAPEGRVRRGLMPPLFILGFLGMIVLRSAGALPEAALVPMGQGASILTVIAMAALGLGVDARAVAAAGPRVIATVTLSLVMLVGAGLGLVTLLGA
- a CDS encoding CheR family methyltransferase; the protein is MTDAPEDLYVVGIGASAGGLEALRDLLEPARVDDPSAYVVVQHLDPNHESLLAELLGRSTSLEVLQAEDGAKLEAGHVYTIPPGYGLEVENGRLKLSEFAQPRGLRRPIDDFFVSLGQDLGRRAVCVILSGTGTDGSVGLRAVKEHGGFCIAQDATARYDSMPNSAVATGMVDVVSAPSDVIARITEFRNVDPDQVNTAPPVSGTLDEICAALNRLTGHDFAQYKRSTLERRIQRRMQVVGILHPREYLERLEREEDEPLALLGDLLINVTRFFRDSAHFEALNETAIKPMVEKADDGGALRIWVPGCSSGEEAYTLAMLIDRAIHASDKEIDFQIFATDIDERMLAIAREGRYPVSVLLDLPERYRDLYTIGREGNFQITAALRDRVRFSPHSLIKDPPFSRLDLVSCRNLLIYFGEKLQARALPIFHYALNPGGVLFLGPSETIGRHEELFDPIDGAMRIFRSIGPRSPYPTELPMRSDPHARLAPLRPKTTDRRTKDWNTTLASNRILDLYAPATLNVDRDGAILAATGRLGKYLEIDPSETGQGYAQSLARAGLREALSAVIRESAELGTRKIVRDVEVISETGRQRVDVLADPLSDDTLLIVFRDRGPFEALDEYDFDEIAPSESHVQVLEAELRATRNRLRTTVEELETANEELKSSNEEMMSMNEELQSTNEELATVNDELKTKVEELSTANADLRNIFDSKLHALVTVDRKLRLRNFTDGASEMIRLRGSDRGRPLDDIQNLLDTPEVMIELINVVLEGELPRPRRVKSTELGKVWSLSATPYLNSRGEVEGATLVFTDITEALRLETELTLKGERLQLALEIAQIGVWSITEPNGDVEVDEAVAAFFEFEAAGTYPIERFFERIAEHDRERVEQAVREARETGSELEVDYELDLPSGTKRHLRATGRTMGEGNENRLLGLSVDITADEEAAQMRELMLREMNHRVKNLFSIVSGMLRIAGRSAASPRELVEDVGQRINALARSHDLARTRTSGAAIPLREVIETTLAPYDDPSKFLIDGPEVDVPTHHLTALALIFHEWSTNAAKYGVLGPREGDLEIKWSMENDDTVILSWNERYREALQLDTNKQGFGSTLVDISASQISARVDTRQTPESRCNRIIFAHEIDGDAD
- a CDS encoding MFS transporter — protein: MNSQIRDINGPDARPTADGPVSPREPALREHARPEVAEPRPEAAPAKEAEVTQNESAAAETAEPETAPQPAAPAEPDHSAPKRLVYASAAVFVALSQSLATGFVSANLPQLAGDLHATTNHTYWVMAAFMAPRASMPLMLIRIRDQFGLRRFAEVGIVCFVLAMVLNLWVDDLHSAVIVAFLSGCAAAPLSSLGFLYMLEAIPAAQRLKVAIPAVLTMIMVGRPLARVLLPELTANASWHAVSLFQMGMALVALALIFALPLTPRPLQKVLKPLDFVSFTLLAVGFGAFTSVFMFGALDYWTQTEWLGVALVAAIVMVAGAVLIEMQRANPLIDFHWLLSPPILHLAGTLLVFRIALAEQSAGAVGFLRTMGLQPGQEQLLFGIIALSMLAATGVLMLTNSGARAPLFHGIALVLIAAGAWLDSQSTALTRPEQMYLSQAMIGFAGILFLPPAMAKGLGAAFAKGPHYLLSFVVLFLATQSIGGVIGSGLFRSLVVDRTAYHMAQLSPQISADNPMLSQTLAQSAASLGSQTADAGARAGAALSSVASTVQQQATILAYDDAFRAVFWFALAALAGLIAHVALRQSWPLPHLRLTPSTPVSTS
- a CDS encoding LysR substrate-binding domain-containing protein, which gives rise to MTPEQLRVFVAVAEEQHMTRAAARLNMTQSTASAAIAALEARHEIALFDRIGRGISLTEEGRAFLPEARAVLARFAEAEAMLAETRGLERGHIRLIASQTIAGYWLPPYLAAFRQARPGIEVTLEIGNTQEAAERLRAGLHDLALVEGDVEDAKLERVQIGADRLMLVSAAPPPGKLDARALSKASWVLREPGSGTRSTAEAALADLGVAPHALSKALVLPSNEAVLSAVEAGAGITILSAHVVARSLSLGTVQDWDLHLAPRPFYALRHRDHHVSHATRDLLARIDQSQLDDLTQTE
- a CDS encoding MmcB family DNA repair protein; translation: MTQIPLSELQPGQVLARGTARALSELGLDSLPEMVLRPRLRADLMAIDRKGEIWIVECKSSRADFTSDRKWDGYLEWCDRYFWAVDQDFPTDLLPEGTGLFIADGYGAEMIREAPLSKLAPARRKALTLDFARASARRLQRLCDPGAIPPGF
- a CDS encoding PAS domain-containing protein, with product MPVYTDYDLPDALVSYCDKSNVALTIAAADREDVPLVYVNQAFLNLTGYSAEEVLGQNCRFLQAGAATEEERSAMREFIDDENISAGRFRVTNSRANGETFQNFVFMTRLREPNGETRLFLGSQFDLTSAAERQNVKVDIAAHDESLLRNADDLAAMSRGFGLAMIGSAKVLSESLSTMATIIYREG
- a CDS encoding MarR family winged helix-turn-helix transcriptional regulator produces the protein MSDRAAITSAPTEAARRDRAELTRTMMLTARSVRAMFDAQARDMGLTFARAQAILAISRDEGLKQTQLAETLAIETPTLNRTLDGLEKLGFVERRADPDDKRVRQIFLTEHARANASEIETFVEALRARLYDGIDAEEVARARKTMERMQANLERMRGQ
- a CDS encoding DUF6324 family protein is translated as MSIDKESDISANLQIGPTSLGMVRIYVEGEGVELPLDFDPDEAMEIAEELQAAAEAAREMSKGGKGKKR